From the Cerasicoccus sp. TK19100 genome, the window TAATAATACTTTGCCTCGCTGCGACCTTCAGGGATCGCGTAGTCGTATTCGAAAATATTTTTGCCGACATCACTCTGCACCATGTTGCGCTCGACGCCGTCGACGACGACCTTAGGCTGGTAAGAGCTGCTGGAGATGGCACCGTCGTCACTGGATACCGACATGCTCAGGGTGTAGATCCCCGAAGCGTTTTGCGGCACACGAGTGCTGGTCAGGTTGTTGATCGATGGGCCGCAACCAGTTAGTAAACCAGCTGCCGCAATGAGAATCAGGTAAAATTTTGCTTTCATCCTAGGTTGATGATAGACAAACAACGAACATGCAATGTTCGCAAGCAAAACCCGTAAATAACCACGCCAGAGCCATAATTCGCCCCGGGCTGTATTTGCACGTGCCCTTTTGCGCCACGACTTGTGACTTTTGCGCGTTTTACCAAGAGGCACCCCGCCGCGCCGACTTGCTGCGCTATCTCGACGGCATCGAGCGCGAGCTCGACCAATGGCGTGCCGAGTGGGATGCCCGCAGCGATTTTTTACCAGCCCTTGACGCCCAGGCCGGGCTCACGGTCTTTTTCGGCGGCGGCACCCCGGGGCTCCTCGCCGCGCCAGACCTCGCCCGCCTTTGCCAAGCCGTGCGCGAGCGCGCGCCGGGGCCCATTGCGGAGTGGACCGTCGAGATGGCACCTTCCACGGTCAAGGCGGACAAAGTCGCCGCGATGCGCGAGGCCGGCGTGAACCGAATTTCCATGGGCGTGCAGAGTTTTGACGAATCGCTGCTGGAAAAGCTCGGCCGCCGTCACAGCCCCAAACAAGTCCAGCAGGCCTACGAAACGCTCCGCGCGGGCGGTTGTGACAACGTCAACCTCGACCTGATCTTCGCCGTGCCGGGCCAGACCCGCGCTCAGTGGGCTGAGGACATGCGACGCGCCATCGAGCTGCAACCCGAGCACCTGTCCACCTATTGCCTGACCTTCGAGGAGGACACCAAGCTATGGGTCAAGCTGTCCAAGGGCGAGTTCAAGCGCGACGTCGCGCAGGAAGCCGAGCTGTATCAGTTCACCTGGGAGACGCTCGGTGCCGCCGGTTATCCGCAATACGAGGTGTCGAACTTCGCGCGCCCAGGTTACGCTTGCGCGCACAACGTTAGCACCTGGCATATGGGCCAATGGCGCGGCGTGGGCCCCTCGGCCGCCAGCCAATGGCGCAACTGGCGCTGGAGCAACCCCAGCGACCTCAACCGATGGCTCGATGGGCTCGACCAACGCACGCCCGAGACCTTGCCCGAAACCGCGGTAGACGTCGTACCACTCTCGCCCGAGCTGCTCGCCGCCGATGCGCTGATCTTCGGCCTGCGCCTCAATGAGGGCGTGGACCTCGCGGCGCTGCGGGCGCGTTTTCCTTCCGCCGACTGGGCCAGCTACGACGCGCTTTGGGCGGAACTGCTCGCGGAAAGCCTGGTCGAACGGCAAGGCGACACCCTCCGCCTGACCGACGAAGGCCGCATGCTGGCGGATGCCGTGGGCGGGCGTATTTTGGAGGCCGAGGTTTAACTTGGCGCACCGACCGCCGTCTATTAGTAAGTATCCATGGCGCTTAGTCCCACAGCAAAGCGAAACCTTATCATCAGCAGCGTCCTGCTGCTGTTGCTCGTCGCGGCTACACCGTTTGCCTGGCAAAAGATCAAGGAAACCCGCGCCGCCGATCTCGCGGCCGACGCCCTGAAACAGATCGAAGACGAAAACTACGGTGCCGCGTGGGAGTCTGCCAAGGCCGCCTATGCGCTCGATCCAGACAACCCCGAAGTCGCGCGCACGCTGGCCGGTATTCTCAACGAGGCCCAGCCCGACGAGGCACCCGCGCTTTGGGAAAAAGTTTACGCGCTCACCGGCGACGAGGCCGACCTGCTCGCGTGGTTCGACAGCGAGCTGCGCATGCAAAACATGTCTGCCCTGCGCCGGCTCTCCGAGCGGCTCGCCAAGGACTTCCCCAACTCACCCGACGCCCTGCAACGCCGCGCACAGAGTGCACTCTTTAACAACCAGCTCGATCAGGCGATCAACCTGCTCCGCACCGCCGCGCAGCATCCCGATGCCACTGCGGACGTGCAATTTGGCTACGTAAAGCTCAGCCAGCGCAGCGAAAATGAGGCCATCCGCAGTGCCGGCATTGACTGGCTGAAGCAAATGGCGCAGCGCCCGGACGACATCGGACTGCAGGCCGCCCGCTCGCTGCTGACAATGCCCGGCCTCTCCCGGGAGCAGTTGCTCAGCTACGCCGAAAAGCTGGCGCAGCACCCCATGGCCACCCGCGAAGACCGCCTCGCGGAGATCGTCATCCGCCGCCAAACCGGCGAGCAGTCCATGGACGAGCTTTTGGCCGAAGCGCAGAGCCTTTTCGCGCTCGAAGACCCGGGCGAGCTCGTCGAGCTGGGCCGCTGGCTCAACCAGCAGGGCCGCTCAGCAGACTTCCTGGAGCTCGTCGATTTCGACACCGCCATTTCCCGCCGCGACTTGTTCCTGGTCTGGATCGACTCCATGGCGATCACCCAGCAATGGGCCGAGCTGGATAAAGTCGTCGACCGCCCGCGCCTGCCGCTGGACCCGTTTACCATCGTCCTGTTTCGCTCCCGCATCCAGCAGGAGCTGGGCAACGACCGAGTGAGCAACCTCATCTGGGGCCGCGCGCTGCTCACTGCCGACGACAGCATCAGCAAGCTGGAGTTTGCCTACGACTACGCCCTGAAAATGGGCTGGAGCGAGCGCGCCAACGAAGTGCTCGAAAAGCTCGTTAAAATACCCGCCACCCAGCGCAAGGCCTTCGAGGAAATGCTCAAGCTCAACCAGCGTTCGGGCGACGTGCTCGCCCTGCAAAGCGCCCTGCGCCGCATGGCGGAGAAATACCCGCACGACAACGACGTGGCCAACGACCTGGCCTATGTCAACCTGCTCCAAGGCGAGGACATCCAGGGCTCCTACGACACCGCCGTCCGCCTGCTGCGCGAGAGCAGCCAGCCCTTTCTGGCCAACATCATTACCCACGCGCTCGCGCTCTATCTGGGCGGCGAAAAGCAACTGGCGCTGGACCAGCTCTACCCGCTGGCCATCAACTGGAGCGAGACCCGCCCCCGCGACCGCGCCATCTACGCCGCCATCCTCGCCGCCAACGGCCACAAGCGCGAAGCCCAGGACATGATCCGCGACGTCGACCCCGAGGAGCTGCTCCCCCCCGAACGCGAAATCCTCCGCGAAGCGCAGCTGTAGGGAGCGCCATGAGTCTCCCGCGCCACATCAGTCATTACTTCGAGCACGACAAGGGACCGCTGCTCAGCATTTGCGACCTGGACGAGGCCGACACCCAACGAATCATCGAGCAGGAGCGTCATGCCCCAACCGGATTTAACCGCTTCGCCGAAGGTAAGGCGTTCTTTGATTATCGCCGCCTCGCCGACGACCTGACGATGGAGCTCTACACCGAGCGGTTTCAACGCCCCGCACCGCGACGCCCTTTTTACGCGGTCCTGGGCGATGCGGACGTCGTAGGTGGCCTGTATCGCGATCCGTATAAAATCCATATCCCGATCGAGCACTTCGCCGACGGCGAGCTGACCTTTATGTGCCCGGATCACTTTCACCTGGTCACCCTGAACCAAATCCCGGCCAAACAACACTTCGGCTACCAACTACCCAGCGATTACACCGCCGAAAAGTATCCCTACTTCGGCAAGCTCCTCACCTACGAAGAGCTCTGCGCCGGCTATCACTCCCTCGGCATCGCCGCCCACCTGGAGCAAATGCACCAACGCCTCAACTGGTATCGCTACCTCGAAGCGCAAATCTGGGTAGAGCCCGCACAACTCCGGGAGCGCTGCCAGGACTGGCTCGAAGTCACCCCCGAGCCCTGGACCCACAGCAACGTGACCTACCTGCAGAATTATAAGCAGGTGGCCAAATCAAATAGTCCAATATACTAATTGCATATGGAAAAAGAAGAATTCGATTTGGGGTTTGTTTTAGATGCAAGAAAAGTAGTTGAGAAAACCTTAACAATAATTGCTCAGCACAGAAGCATTGATCGTGCTGATGTCAAAGACTCACTTTTAGAACTCATCGCCGTTTATTACTCAAAGCCTTTTCTAGGATCTGATCGAGCTTACGAACATGATAGAGGGTGGAAACATAAGCTTGATGTCGAACGAATAGGATTCACGGATAGTGAAAAAGAAATTCATAAGTTAGTATTAGAATGGCGCAGCGGATATGTTGCCCACATGGATCAATCTAAAAGATTTCAAGACGTAGTCATAGAAAAGGATGAGCAGGGACGAAAAGTCGGTTTTCAAAGTCTAAGCAGCTATGATGGCCAACCGTTAACTTCAGGGCACGTAGATAAAGTTGAAGTAAATCTCACTAGGATCCTAGGATTTCTTATAGCGGAAATGCACTCAGCATAGTAAATCGAATAAATCTCCCCCCATGATTCGCCCTTACCAGCCCGACGACTACCTTGCCATTGCGGAGATTTTCCCGCGGGCCGTGCACGAGATAGCGTGCGCGGTTTACACCCCCGAACAATGCCACGCGTGGTCGGAAACGAAGCCCAACCCCGATCATTGGCGGCAACGCTGTGAGCAGAAACAGCCATTTATTTATGAGCGCGACGGAGAAGTAGTCGGCTTTCTGGAGCTGGAGCCCGATGGTCATATCGATTGCTGCTACGTCCACCCGAAGGCCGCGCGCAGTGGCGTGGGAACGGCTCTCATCCAGCATGCGGTCGCCACGGCCTTTGCCCGCGGACTCGACCGCCTGCATGTCGAGGCCTCCATTTGCGCGAAGCCCGTTTTTGAGAAGCAGGGCTTTCGAGTCCTTTACGAAAACAATGTGAACATACGCGG encodes:
- a CDS encoding GNAT family N-acetyltransferase; translated protein: MIRPYQPDDYLAIAEIFPRAVHEIACAVYTPEQCHAWSETKPNPDHWRQRCEQKQPFIYERDGEVVGFLELEPDGHIDCCYVHPKAARSGVGTALIQHAVATAFARGLDRLHVEASICAKPVFEKQGFRVLYENNVNIRGVDLINYKMELKKV
- the hemW gene encoding radical SAM family heme chaperone HemW; the encoded protein is MPFCATTCDFCAFYQEAPRRADLLRYLDGIERELDQWRAEWDARSDFLPALDAQAGLTVFFGGGTPGLLAAPDLARLCQAVRERAPGPIAEWTVEMAPSTVKADKVAAMREAGVNRISMGVQSFDESLLEKLGRRHSPKQVQQAYETLRAGGCDNVNLDLIFAVPGQTRAQWAEDMRRAIELQPEHLSTYCLTFEEDTKLWVKLSKGEFKRDVAQEAELYQFTWETLGAAGYPQYEVSNFARPGYACAHNVSTWHMGQWRGVGPSAASQWRNWRWSNPSDLNRWLDGLDQRTPETLPETAVDVVPLSPELLAADALIFGLRLNEGVDLAALRARFPSADWASYDALWAELLAESLVERQGDTLRLTDEGRMLADAVGGRILEAEV